The following proteins are encoded in a genomic region of Burkholderia gladioli:
- a CDS encoding zinc-binding dehydrogenase codes for MTQVPTSALELRSLITSQGQLRLWLETAPVPAPADDEILVRIEAAPVNPSDILGLLGPADIATLARDAAAQPPVTTADVPVELLASTAARHDLPLSLGNEGAGIVVAAGDRARHLLGRAVALRSPLGAYAQYRAVAAAEVLVLPEGTAPEAGASALINPMTALSMLETMRVEGHTALIHTAAASNLGQMLVKICAADGVPLVNVVRNASQAALLRELGAQYVLDSGAADFDSALVEAIEATGATLAFDAIGGGDMAERLLTAMGVVTTRRMTRYDRYGSSTHRQVYLYGTLDPSPTILTRRSGLAWGVGGWLLTWRLRQFGEAAAARMRERIVAELETTFASRYGERITLAQLVEPEMIRRYTRRATGEKFLVAPNLDA; via the coding sequence ATGACCCAGGTCCCGACCTCCGCACTCGAACTCCGCTCGCTGATCACCTCGCAGGGCCAGTTGCGCCTCTGGCTCGAAACGGCACCCGTGCCGGCGCCGGCCGACGACGAAATTCTGGTGCGCATCGAGGCCGCGCCCGTCAATCCCTCCGACATCCTCGGCCTGCTCGGGCCGGCCGATATCGCCACGCTGGCCCGCGACGCGGCCGCGCAGCCGCCCGTCACCACCGCCGACGTGCCGGTCGAACTGCTGGCCTCGACGGCCGCGCGCCACGACCTGCCGCTCAGCCTAGGCAACGAGGGCGCCGGCATCGTGGTGGCCGCGGGCGACCGGGCGCGCCACCTGCTCGGCCGCGCGGTGGCGCTGCGCAGCCCGCTCGGCGCCTACGCGCAATACCGCGCGGTGGCCGCCGCCGAGGTGCTGGTGCTGCCCGAAGGCACGGCGCCCGAAGCGGGCGCCTCGGCGCTGATCAATCCGATGACGGCGCTGTCGATGCTGGAGACGATGCGCGTGGAAGGCCACACGGCGCTGATCCACACGGCGGCCGCCTCGAATCTCGGCCAGATGCTGGTGAAGATCTGCGCGGCCGACGGCGTGCCGCTGGTCAACGTGGTGCGCAACGCCTCGCAGGCGGCCCTGCTGCGCGAACTCGGCGCGCAATACGTGCTGGACAGCGGCGCCGCCGATTTCGATAGCGCGCTGGTCGAGGCGATCGAGGCCACCGGCGCGACGCTGGCGTTCGACGCGATCGGCGGCGGCGACATGGCCGAGCGCCTGCTGACGGCGATGGGCGTGGTCACCACGCGCCGCATGACGCGTTACGACCGCTACGGCTCGTCGACGCATCGCCAGGTCTATCTCTACGGCACGCTCGATCCGAGCCCGACCATCCTCACCCGGCGCTCGGGCCTGGCCTGGGGCGTGGGCGGCTGGCTGCTGACCTGGCGCCTGCGCCAGTTCGGCGAGGCCGCGGCGGCGCGCATGCGCGAACGGATCGTCGCCGAGCTGGAGACCACCTTCGCCAGCCGCTACGGCGAGCGGATCACGCTGGCGCAACTGGTCGAGCCCGAGATGATCCGGCGCTACACCCGGCGCGCGACCGGCGAGAAATTCCTGGTGGCGCCGAACCTCGACGCCTGA
- a CDS encoding ABC transporter substrate-binding protein, translating into MKLSRTLVSLAALFAVGLASPAWSQTKTIYIGMNGGPMEKAYTSQVLPDFEKANNVHVVVVPGTSSDVLAKLLANRNNPQMHVVFLDDGVMARAVSLGVCEKLDDAPVLKELYPFARMKGDIGAGVQLGMTGIGYNTKLFAAKGWAPPTSWVDFADPKYKGKVVFQSASSSTFGLHGFLAINRILGGSETNVEPGFTKWASTVGPNVVEYIPNSAKLSEMVQTGEAAIFPLTPTAVGDLKDKGLPVAYASPKEGAVLLLVDVCVVKNNPDPQLAQKLAQFLLSAPAQTKAAVAGKQIPTNRQATMPADMQKSLGDLDQLVKKVTVVDWDAINARRAQWDSRWNRQIEQ; encoded by the coding sequence ATGAAACTGTCACGCACCCTCGTTTCGCTCGCGGCGCTGTTCGCCGTCGGCCTTGCCTCGCCCGCCTGGTCGCAGACCAAGACCATTTACATCGGCATGAACGGCGGGCCGATGGAGAAGGCCTACACCAGCCAGGTGCTGCCCGATTTCGAGAAGGCCAACAACGTGCACGTGGTGGTGGTGCCGGGCACCTCGTCGGACGTGCTGGCCAAGCTGCTGGCCAATCGCAACAATCCGCAGATGCACGTGGTGTTCCTCGACGACGGCGTGATGGCGCGCGCGGTGAGCCTGGGCGTGTGCGAGAAGCTCGACGACGCGCCGGTGCTCAAGGAGCTCTATCCGTTCGCGCGCATGAAGGGCGATATCGGCGCGGGCGTGCAGCTCGGCATGACGGGCATCGGCTACAACACCAAGCTGTTCGCCGCCAAGGGCTGGGCGCCGCCGACCTCCTGGGTGGATTTCGCCGATCCGAAATACAAGGGCAAGGTGGTGTTCCAGTCGGCCTCGAGCAGCACCTTCGGCCTGCACGGCTTCCTGGCGATCAACCGCATCCTCGGCGGCAGCGAGACCAATGTCGAGCCCGGCTTCACGAAGTGGGCCAGCACGGTGGGACCGAACGTGGTCGAGTACATCCCGAACTCGGCCAAGCTCTCGGAGATGGTGCAGACCGGCGAGGCGGCGATCTTCCCGCTCACGCCCACCGCCGTGGGCGACCTGAAGGACAAGGGGCTGCCGGTGGCCTATGCCTCGCCCAAGGAGGGCGCGGTGCTGCTGCTGGTGGACGTCTGCGTGGTGAAGAACAACCCCGATCCGCAACTGGCGCAGAAGCTCGCGCAGTTCCTGCTGTCGGCGCCGGCGCAGACCAAGGCCGCGGTGGCCGGCAAGCAGATTCCGACCAACCGCCAGGCGACCATGCCCGCCGACATGCAGAAGAGCCTCGGCGATCTGGACCAGCTCGTGAAGAAGGTCACGGTGGTGGACTGGGATGCGATCAACGCGCGGCGCGCGCAATGGGATTCGCGCTGGAACCGGCAGATCGAGCAATGA
- a CDS encoding NAD(P)/FAD-dependent oxidoreductase, giving the protein MSEIRHVTVAIVGGGLVGASAALALARQGVDVALFERRWCGAQASGVNYGGVRTHGRPEVQLPLAMRARRIWNRLPQLIGCDGEFVVSGHLRLARRDSDMEVLDAWAAMARGHGASSTLISGEAFRRRYPWLGAAAIGGALCESDGHANPRLVSPAFAAAARREGAQVFEQTELSEIDYDGRRYQLRAGERRFSVDWLINSAGAWGNTLAGRFGEAVPLRSIYPNMWVTEPLPPFIEHNLGVVGGGIYARQVARGNCVIGGGRGHGDGEYAQPSTETTRAVMRDACALLPALREALLIRTWSGVEGETPDNHPVIGPSGTTPQLLHAFGFSGGGFLLAPGVGEVLADLVLRGETETPIEAFSIARFAAAQAGSTQAVASPSSGGSLASSGSPDSAAAAAASARASA; this is encoded by the coding sequence ATGAGTGAGATCCGGCATGTGACGGTGGCGATCGTCGGCGGCGGGCTGGTGGGCGCCTCGGCGGCGCTGGCGCTGGCGCGGCAGGGCGTGGACGTCGCCCTGTTCGAGCGGCGCTGGTGCGGCGCCCAGGCCAGCGGCGTGAACTACGGCGGCGTGCGCACCCACGGCCGGCCCGAGGTGCAACTGCCGCTGGCGATGCGCGCGCGGCGGATCTGGAACCGGCTGCCCCAGCTGATCGGCTGCGACGGCGAGTTCGTCGTGTCGGGGCACCTGCGGCTCGCGCGGCGCGACAGCGACATGGAGGTGCTCGACGCCTGGGCGGCGATGGCGCGCGGCCACGGCGCCAGCTCGACGCTGATCTCCGGCGAGGCGTTCCGCCGTCGTTATCCCTGGCTCGGCGCGGCGGCGATCGGCGGCGCGCTGTGCGAGAGCGACGGCCATGCCAATCCGCGGCTGGTCTCGCCGGCCTTCGCGGCGGCCGCCCGACGCGAGGGCGCGCAGGTGTTCGAGCAGACCGAGCTGAGCGAGATCGATTACGACGGCCGGCGCTACCAGCTGCGCGCCGGCGAACGCCGCTTCAGCGTCGACTGGCTGATCAACTCGGCCGGCGCCTGGGGCAATACGCTGGCCGGCCGCTTCGGCGAGGCGGTGCCGCTGCGCTCGATCTACCCGAACATGTGGGTCACCGAACCCTTGCCGCCCTTCATCGAGCACAACCTCGGGGTGGTCGGCGGCGGCATCTATGCGCGGCAGGTGGCGCGCGGCAACTGCGTGATCGGCGGCGGGCGCGGCCATGGCGACGGCGAATACGCCCAGCCCTCGACCGAAACCACGCGCGCGGTGATGCGCGATGCCTGCGCACTGCTGCCGGCGCTGCGCGAGGCGCTGCTGATCCGGACCTGGAGCGGCGTGGAGGGCGAGACGCCCGACAACCATCCCGTGATCGGGCCGAGCGGGACCACGCCGCAACTGCTGCACGCCTTCGGCTTCTCGGGCGGCGGTTTCCTGCTGGCGCCGGGCGTGGGCGAGGTGCTGGCCGACCTGGTGCTGCGTGGCGAGACCGAGACGCCGATCGAGGCGTTCTCGATCGCGCGCTTCGCCGCCGCGCAGGCCGGATCCACGCAAGCGGTCGCGTCACCGAGTTCCGGCGGCTCGCTTGCTTCGTCGGGTTCGCCTGATTCCGCCGCCGCCGCCGCCGCATCGGCGCGGGCTTCCGCCTGA
- a CDS encoding NAD(P)/FAD-dependent oxidoreductase yields MSEAGKAAVDVQRDEDGTRVVIVGAGPAGIRAAQTLVAAGLRPMVIDENARWGGQIYRQPPEGTGFVREKSALYGFEAGKADALHRCMAELLPRLDYRPDTLVWSCEPGTLDVLRAGREARLRWSHLIIASGATDRVVPVPGWTRPGVYTLGGAQVALKAQGCAIGRRTVFAGTGPLLYLVAYQYARAGAEVAAVLDTSPYARQVAATPKLLRQPGTFAKGLYYLGWLRSHGVRVERGVTLDGVDGGPAVQAVRWRSADGAQHRIDCDALGLGFGLRPETQLADLAGCRFRFDTLNRCWLPERDAAGRSSVPGVYLAGDGAGIAGADAAELAGRRAALALLEDLGLKAGRDDAGPGAAAIEQRLARIGVFRAGIEQAFAPPPTEAARHWPDDMIVCRCEAVTVGQLRGCIRSGMASEVNRLKALTRIGMGRCQGRMCGEAATALLAAETGRALDQVGRPRGQAPIKPIPISPMLFEDGVSVLEEEAHDE; encoded by the coding sequence ATGAGCGAGGCAGGCAAGGCCGCCGTCGATGTCCAACGGGACGAGGACGGCACGCGCGTGGTGATCGTCGGCGCCGGGCCGGCGGGGATCCGCGCCGCGCAGACCCTGGTCGCAGCCGGCCTGCGGCCGATGGTGATCGACGAGAACGCGCGCTGGGGCGGCCAGATCTACCGGCAGCCGCCCGAAGGCACCGGTTTCGTGCGCGAGAAATCGGCCTTGTACGGCTTCGAGGCGGGCAAGGCCGATGCGCTGCACCGCTGCATGGCCGAACTGCTGCCACGGCTCGACTACCGGCCCGACACGCTGGTCTGGTCCTGCGAGCCGGGCACGCTCGACGTGCTGCGCGCCGGACGCGAGGCGCGCCTGCGCTGGAGCCACCTGATCATCGCCAGCGGCGCGACCGATCGCGTGGTGCCGGTGCCGGGCTGGACCCGGCCCGGCGTCTACACGCTCGGCGGGGCCCAGGTCGCGCTGAAGGCGCAGGGCTGCGCGATCGGCCGGCGCACCGTGTTCGCGGGCACCGGGCCCTTGCTCTACCTGGTCGCCTACCAATACGCGCGGGCCGGCGCCGAGGTGGCCGCGGTGCTCGATACCAGCCCCTACGCGCGGCAGGTGGCGGCCACGCCCAAGCTGCTGCGGCAGCCGGGCACCTTCGCCAAGGGCCTCTATTACCTCGGCTGGCTGCGCTCGCACGGCGTGCGCGTCGAGCGCGGCGTGACGCTGGACGGCGTCGATGGCGGCCCGGCCGTGCAGGCGGTGCGCTGGCGTTCGGCCGACGGCGCCCAGCATCGGATCGATTGCGATGCGCTCGGCCTGGGTTTCGGCCTGCGCCCCGAAACGCAACTGGCCGACCTGGCCGGCTGCCGCTTCCGCTTCGACACGCTGAACCGCTGCTGGCTGCCGGAGCGCGACGCGGCCGGGCGCAGCTCGGTGCCGGGCGTCTACCTGGCCGGCGACGGTGCCGGCATCGCCGGTGCCGATGCGGCCGAGCTGGCCGGCCGGCGCGCCGCGCTGGCGCTCCTGGAGGATCTCGGCCTGAAGGCCGGGCGCGACGACGCGGGCCCCGGCGCGGCCGCGATCGAGCAGCGCCTGGCGCGCATCGGCGTGTTCCGCGCCGGCATCGAACAGGCCTTCGCGCCACCGCCGACCGAGGCGGCCCGGCACTGGCCCGACGACATGATCGTGTGCCGCTGCGAGGCCGTGACGGTGGGCCAGTTGCGCGGCTGCATCCGCTCCGGCATGGCGAGCGAGGTCAACCGCCTCAAGGCGCTGACGCGGATCGGCATGGGCCGCTGCCAGGGCCGCATGTGCGGCGAGGCGGCGACGGCGCTGCTGGCCGCGGAAACCGGGCGCGCGCTCGACCAGGTGGGCCGCCCGCGCGGGCAGGCGCCGATCAAGCCGATCCCGATCTCGCCGATGCTGTTCGAGGACGGCGTCAGCGTGCTCGAGGAGGAGGCCCATGATGAGTGA
- a CDS encoding (2Fe-2S)-binding protein — translation MTHRFPLSPPQLIRVAETRRASLSFVLDGVAVEALAGDTLLTAILTQQRHLRVSEFGDGPRAGFCLIGACQDCWVRDEGGARLRACSTPVREGMRVVTGKPHPTAAACCANPGGEA, via the coding sequence ATGACCCATCGTTTTCCGCTTTCCCCGCCGCAACTGATCCGCGTCGCCGAGACTCGGCGCGCCAGCCTGTCCTTCGTGCTCGACGGCGTCGCGGTCGAGGCGCTGGCCGGCGACACGCTGCTGACCGCGATCCTCACGCAGCAACGGCACCTGCGCGTCAGCGAGTTCGGCGACGGCCCGCGCGCGGGTTTCTGCCTGATCGGCGCCTGCCAGGATTGCTGGGTGCGCGACGAGGGCGGCGCGCGGCTGCGCGCCTGCTCGACGCCCGTGCGCGAGGGAATGCGAGTGGTGACGGGCAAGCCTCATCCGACTGCGGCTGCCTGCTGCGCCAACCCGGGAGGCGAGGCATGA
- a CDS encoding ABC transporter permease, translating into MRKNSPLALAFHTLVILFMLAPLAIVVLVAFTPDETLTLPTHGVSLRWFRAILDYPDFISAFANSLKLAVLSASFSLVIALPAGLAIGRARFPGREFLNALLLSPLVIPGLVLGIALLRFFALIGATGSFAWLVVAHMIIVTPFVMRLVLASVAGLDRSVEHAAASLGASVWTTFRRITLPMILPGITGGWLLAFINSFDELTMSIFVTSPQTVTLPVRMYMYATESIDPMMASVSTLVIAITAGAMLILDRVYGLNRILIGQH; encoded by the coding sequence ATGCGCAAAAACAGCCCGCTCGCCCTCGCTTTCCACACGCTCGTGATCCTGTTCATGCTCGCGCCGCTGGCGATCGTGGTGCTGGTCGCGTTCACGCCCGACGAAACCCTCACGCTGCCCACGCACGGCGTGTCGCTGCGCTGGTTCCGCGCGATCCTCGACTATCCCGACTTCATTTCGGCTTTCGCCAACAGCCTGAAGCTGGCGGTGCTGTCGGCCAGCTTCTCGCTGGTGATCGCGCTGCCGGCGGGCCTGGCGATCGGCCGCGCGCGCTTTCCCGGCCGGGAGTTCCTCAACGCGCTGCTGCTCTCGCCGCTGGTGATCCCGGGCCTGGTGCTGGGCATCGCGCTGCTGCGCTTCTTCGCGCTGATCGGCGCGACCGGCTCGTTCGCCTGGCTGGTGGTGGCGCACATGATCATCGTCACGCCCTTCGTGATGCGCCTGGTGCTGGCCTCGGTGGCGGGGCTCGACCGCAGCGTCGAGCATGCCGCCGCCTCGCTCGGCGCGAGCGTGTGGACCACCTTCCGCCGCATCACGCTGCCGATGATCTTGCCCGGCATCACCGGCGGCTGGCTGCTGGCCTTCATCAACAGCTTCGACGAACTGACCATGTCGATCTTCGTCACCTCGCCGCAGACCGTCACGCTGCCGGTGCGCATGTACATGTACGCCACCGAATCGATCGACCCGATGATGGCCTCGGTCTCGACCCTGGTGATCGCGATCACGGCCGGCGCGATGCTGATCCTCGATCGCGTCTACGGCCTGAACCGGATCCTGATCGGTCAGCACTGA
- a CDS encoding ABC transporter permease: protein MSAPAALLFSALVLVPLAMTLALSFYRFDPSVGPIAAFDAHYYLEVLSESYFHTIFLRTFGIAALTTLLCIAIGTPEAYILSRMRDPWRSSFLLVILAPLLVSVVVRAFGWSMLLNTNGLVNQLFGLFGLGPFKLEYTTFAIVIALVHVMLPFMVIPVWTTLQRLDPQTENAALSLMASPATVLRRIVLPQLMPGILSGSLMVFGLSASAFAIPGLLGGRRLKVAATAVYDQFLSSMNWPLGAAIAILLLVANLVVMLTYYRVLERRYTRSLG, encoded by the coding sequence ATGAGCGCGCCGGCCGCGCTGCTGTTCAGCGCGCTGGTGCTGGTGCCGCTGGCCATGACGCTGGCGCTGTCGTTCTATCGCTTCGATCCCTCGGTCGGCCCGATCGCCGCCTTCGACGCGCATTACTACCTCGAGGTGCTGAGCGAGTCGTACTTCCATACCATCTTCCTGCGCACCTTCGGCATCGCCGCGCTGACCACCCTGCTGTGCATCGCGATCGGCACGCCCGAGGCCTACATCCTGTCGCGCATGCGCGATCCGTGGCGCTCGTCCTTCCTGCTGGTGATCCTCGCGCCGCTGCTGGTCTCGGTGGTGGTGCGCGCCTTCGGCTGGAGCATGCTGCTCAACACCAACGGCCTGGTGAACCAGTTGTTCGGCCTGTTCGGGCTGGGCCCGTTCAAGCTCGAATACACCACCTTCGCCATCGTGATCGCGCTGGTCCACGTGATGCTGCCGTTCATGGTGATCCCCGTCTGGACCACCCTGCAGCGGCTCGATCCGCAGACCGAGAACGCCGCGCTGTCGCTGATGGCCTCGCCGGCCACGGTGCTGCGCCGCATCGTCCTGCCGCAACTGATGCCGGGCATCCTGTCGGGCAGCCTGATGGTGTTCGGCCTGTCGGCCAGCGCCTTCGCGATTCCCGGCCTGCTGGGCGGGCGCCGGCTCAAGGTGGCCGCCACCGCCGTCTACGACCAGTTCCTCAGCTCGATGAACTGGCCGCTCGGCGCCGCCATCGCGATCCTGCTGCTGGTCGCCAACCTGGTCGTGATGCTCACCTACTACCGCGTGCTCGAACGGCGCTACACGCGCAGCCTCGGCTGA
- a CDS encoding ABC transporter ATP-binding protein: MTFLTLTDVSKSFGDLHAVTGINLSVEKGEFVSLLGPSGCGKTTTLQMIAGFVEATRGSITLDGRDITRMAPNKRGLGIVFQSYALFPHMSVEQNVGFGLEMRGVSKAERARRVGDALSLVRLDAYAQRFPRELSGGQRQRVAIARAVVIAPPVLLLDEPMSNLDAKLREEMQFELREIQRKLGTTTVMVTHDQAEALSISDRVVVMEAGRITQVDTPYRAYEHPGSSFVSQFIGKTNLLDGKVVTLEGGRIQVDLGARLHEAGAAGQLDMQTLRAGDAVTLCIRPEKLTLGAPGTGRLTGRVTSRFFLGSQWLYRLDSEAGEMLACCQNEGSEPLVEGAPVGIDWRSEAMRVMPREAARG; encoded by the coding sequence ATGACGTTCCTCACGTTGACGGATGTGTCGAAATCCTTCGGTGACCTGCACGCCGTCACCGGCATCAACCTGTCGGTCGAGAAGGGCGAGTTCGTCTCGCTGCTCGGCCCCTCGGGCTGCGGCAAGACCACCACGCTGCAGATGATCGCGGGCTTCGTGGAGGCCACGCGCGGCAGCATCACGCTGGACGGCCGCGATATCACGCGCATGGCGCCCAACAAGCGCGGCCTGGGCATCGTGTTCCAGAGCTACGCGCTGTTCCCGCACATGAGCGTGGAGCAGAACGTCGGCTTCGGCCTCGAAATGCGCGGCGTGAGCAAGGCCGAGCGCGCCCGGCGCGTCGGCGATGCGCTCTCGCTGGTGCGGCTCGACGCCTATGCGCAGCGCTTTCCGCGCGAGCTGTCGGGCGGCCAGCGTCAGCGCGTTGCGATCGCACGCGCGGTGGTGATCGCGCCGCCGGTGCTGCTGCTCGACGAGCCGATGTCGAACCTCGACGCCAAGCTGCGCGAGGAGATGCAGTTCGAGCTGCGCGAGATCCAGCGCAAGCTCGGCACCACCACCGTGATGGTCACGCACGACCAGGCCGAGGCGCTGTCGATCAGCGATCGCGTGGTGGTGATGGAAGCCGGCCGCATCACCCAGGTCGACACGCCGTATCGCGCCTACGAACATCCTGGCAGCAGCTTCGTCTCGCAGTTCATCGGCAAGACCAACCTGCTCGACGGCAAGGTGGTGACGCTCGAGGGCGGGCGCATCCAGGTCGATCTCGGCGCCCGGCTGCACGAGGCGGGCGCGGCCGGCCAGCTCGACATGCAGACGCTGCGCGCGGGCGACGCCGTCACGCTCTGCATCCGTCCCGAGAAGCTCACGCTCGGCGCGCCCGGCACCGGGCGCCTGACCGGCCGCGTGACCAGCCGTTTCTTCCTCGGCAGCCAGTGGCTGTACCGGCTCGACAGCGAGGCCGGCGAGATGCTGGCCTGCTGCCAGAACGAGGGCAGCGAGCCGCTGGTGGAGGGCGCGCCGGTCGGGATCGACTGGCGTAGCGAGGCGATGCGCGTGATGCCGCGGGAGGCCGCCCGTGGATGA
- a CDS encoding IclR family transcriptional regulator has product MSGEQPGDNACGPGVLQRSFALIRALGENQAEGSRVTMLAKAVGLTQATVHRLLQGLIAEQVVEQDERTKRYRLSVAFFAMAAQAGNPNGMRTLCRPALLRLCASLGDTIFLMVKSSFDAVCLDICEGPFPIRSFTGNIGGRVALGVGQGSLAILAFQPEDEREEIIRFNVPRMRGQGVLDEVYLRTEIDRVRALGYAGRNSGVLEDMAGVAVPILDRNQVAVAALSVGTLSTRLTEERLPTVVQLLKRQAEIIGPQMNPFDAAMRDPIQGLTPVYSTRVSGTV; this is encoded by the coding sequence ATGTCCGGCGAGCAGCCCGGCGACAACGCTTGCGGCCCCGGCGTGCTGCAGCGCTCCTTCGCGCTGATCCGCGCGTTGGGCGAGAACCAGGCCGAGGGCAGCCGCGTGACGATGCTGGCCAAGGCGGTCGGGCTGACCCAGGCGACCGTGCATCGGCTGCTGCAGGGGCTGATCGCCGAGCAGGTGGTCGAGCAGGACGAGCGCACCAAGCGCTACCGGCTCAGCGTGGCCTTCTTCGCGATGGCGGCCCAGGCGGGCAATCCCAACGGGATGCGCACGCTGTGCCGCCCGGCGCTGCTGCGGCTGTGCGCGAGCCTGGGCGACACCATCTTCCTGATGGTGAAAAGCAGCTTCGACGCGGTCTGCCTCGATATCTGCGAGGGGCCGTTCCCGATCCGCTCCTTCACCGGCAATATCGGTGGGCGCGTGGCGCTGGGCGTGGGCCAGGGCAGCCTGGCGATCCTGGCCTTCCAGCCCGAGGACGAGCGCGAGGAGATCATCCGCTTCAACGTGCCGCGCATGCGCGGCCAGGGCGTGCTCGACGAGGTCTACCTGCGCACCGAGATCGACCGCGTGCGCGCGCTCGGTTATGCCGGGCGCAACAGCGGCGTGCTGGAGGACATGGCCGGGGTGGCGGTGCCGATCCTCGATCGCAACCAGGTGGCGGTGGCGGCGCTGAGCGTGGGCACGCTCTCGACGCGGCTCACCGAGGAGCGCCTGCCGACCGTGGTGCAGCTGCTCAAGCGCCAGGCCGAGATCATCGGGCCGCAGATGAACCCGTTCGACGCGGCGATGCGCGATCCGATCCAGGGCCTCACGCCGGTGTATTCGACGCGCGTATCCGGCACGGTGTGA